A window of the Kosakonia radicincitans DSM 16656 genome harbors these coding sequences:
- a CDS encoding glycoside hydrolase family 88/105 protein, producing MKVWPVKHSPLLRQPERFIARDELKALIRKVTHNLVNIHDTSGEFLLRLDDGRVIDTKGWAGWEWTHGVGLYGMYQYYRQTGDESVREVIDSWFADRFAEGATTKNVNTMAPFLTLAYRYEETRNPTYLPWLESWAEWAMNEMPRTDHGGMQHITLAEENHQQMWDDTLMMTVLPLAKIGKLLNRPDYVEEAVYQFLLHVQNLMDRETGLWFHGWNYEGLHNFAKARWARGNSWLTIVIPDFLELVDLPENNAVRRYLVQVLNAQIAALAQCQHESGLWHTLLDDADSYLEASATAGFAYGILKALRKRYVSADYSEVAENAVKAIVGNISPEGELLQVSFGTGMGSNLEFYRQIPLTSMPYGQAMAMLCLTEYLRKYF from the coding sequence ATGAAGGTTTGGCCTGTCAAACACAGCCCGTTACTGCGGCAGCCGGAGCGTTTTATCGCCCGTGATGAACTGAAGGCGTTGATTCGCAAGGTTACCCACAATCTGGTCAACATTCACGATACCAGTGGCGAATTTTTACTCCGGCTGGATGATGGCCGCGTGATTGACACCAAAGGCTGGGCTGGCTGGGAGTGGACGCACGGCGTCGGGCTGTACGGAATGTATCAGTATTACCGCCAGACCGGAGATGAGAGCGTTCGCGAGGTGATTGATAGCTGGTTCGCCGACCGTTTTGCAGAAGGCGCAACTACCAAAAACGTCAACACCATGGCGCCGTTCCTGACACTGGCGTACCGCTATGAAGAGACGCGCAATCCAACGTACTTGCCATGGCTGGAGAGTTGGGCGGAGTGGGCGATGAACGAGATGCCACGCACCGATCACGGCGGTATGCAGCATATTACGCTGGCGGAAGAGAATCACCAGCAGATGTGGGACGACACCCTGATGATGACGGTACTGCCATTGGCGAAGATCGGTAAACTGCTCAATCGTCCGGACTATGTGGAAGAGGCGGTCTATCAATTTCTGCTGCATGTGCAAAATTTGATGGATCGGGAAACCGGGTTGTGGTTCCACGGCTGGAACTACGAGGGGCTACATAACTTTGCCAAAGCGCGCTGGGCGCGCGGCAATAGCTGGCTGACCATCGTGATCCCGGATTTTCTTGAGCTGGTGGATCTGCCGGAAAATAACGCGGTGCGCCGCTATCTGGTGCAGGTGCTGAATGCGCAAATCGCCGCACTGGCGCAGTGTCAGCATGAGAGCGGGTTGTGGCATACACTGCTGGACGATGCCGATTCCTATCTGGAGGCGTCGGCTACCGCAGGGTTTGCCTACGGTATTCTGAAAGCGCTGCGTAAACGCTATGTCAGTGCTGATTATTCTGAGGTGGCAGAAAACGCGGTCAAAGCGATCGTTGGCAATATTTCGCCGGAAGGGGAGCTGTTGCAGGTTTCGTTCGGTACCGGCATGGGCAGTAATCTGGAGTTCTACCGCCAGATCCCGCTCACCTCTATGCCCTATGGTCAGGCGATGGCCATGCTCTGCCTGACGGAATATTTGCGTAAATATTTCTGA
- the argS gene encoding arginine--tRNA ligase, producing MNIQALLSEKVSQAMIAAGAPADCEPQVRQSAKVQFGDYQANGVMAVAKKLGMAPRQLAEQVLSHLSLDGIANKVEIAGPGFINIFLAPEFLAAEVNQALKSERLGVTQPQPQTIVIDYSAPNVAKEMHVGHLRSTIIGDASVRTLEFLGHNVIRANHVGDWGTQFGMLIAYLELKQQENAGEMALADLEGFYREAKKHYDEDAAFAERARGYVVKLQGGDEYCREMWRKLVDITMSQNQQTYERLNVTLTRKDVMGESLYNPMLPGIVADLKAKGLAVESEGATVVFLDEYKNKEGEPMGVIIQKKDGGYLYTTTDIACAKYRYETLHADRVLYYIDSRQHQHLMQAWTIVRKAGYVPDSVPLEHHMFGMMLGKDGKPFKTRAGGTVKLADLLDEALERARRLVAEKNPEMPADELEKLANAVGIGAVKYADLSKNRTTDYVFDWDNMLAFEGNTAPYMQYAYTRVLSVFRKAGLEESVLENAPVTIGEERESQLAARLLQFEETLNVVAREGTPHVMCAYLYDLAGLFSGFYEHCPILSAGDEEVRNSRLKLALLTAKTLKLGLDTLGIETVDRM from the coding sequence GTGAATATTCAGGCTCTTCTCTCAGAAAAAGTCAGTCAGGCTATGATCGCGGCAGGCGCGCCCGCCGATTGCGAACCTCAGGTTCGTCAGTCAGCAAAAGTCCAGTTTGGCGACTATCAGGCTAACGGTGTAATGGCAGTGGCTAAAAAACTGGGCATGGCGCCGCGACAACTGGCTGAGCAGGTTCTGTCTCATCTCTCACTCGACGGGATTGCCAACAAAGTTGAAATCGCCGGGCCGGGTTTTATCAATATCTTCCTCGCGCCGGAATTTCTCGCCGCGGAAGTTAACCAGGCACTGAAATCTGAACGCCTGGGCGTAACGCAGCCGCAGCCGCAGACCATTGTGATTGACTACTCTGCGCCAAACGTGGCGAAAGAGATGCACGTTGGCCATCTGCGCTCAACCATTATTGGCGATGCCTCCGTACGTACGCTGGAATTCCTCGGCCACAACGTTATTCGCGCGAACCACGTTGGTGACTGGGGCACGCAGTTCGGCATGCTGATTGCGTATCTTGAGCTAAAGCAGCAGGAAAATGCCGGAGAAATGGCGCTGGCTGATCTGGAAGGTTTCTACCGCGAAGCGAAAAAACATTACGACGAAGATGCCGCCTTCGCTGAGCGTGCGCGCGGCTATGTCGTAAAACTGCAGGGCGGCGATGAATACTGCCGTGAAATGTGGCGCAAGCTGGTTGACATCACCATGAGTCAGAACCAGCAAACCTATGAGCGCTTAAACGTTACCCTGACGCGCAAAGATGTGATGGGCGAAAGCCTCTACAACCCGATGCTGCCTGGCATCGTTGCCGACCTGAAAGCTAAAGGCCTGGCGGTAGAAAGTGAAGGCGCTACCGTGGTGTTCCTTGATGAGTACAAAAACAAGGAAGGCGAACCGATGGGCGTCATCATCCAGAAGAAGGATGGCGGCTACCTCTACACCACCACCGATATCGCCTGCGCCAAATACCGTTATGAAACGCTGCATGCCGATCGCGTGCTCTACTACATTGATTCCCGTCAGCACCAGCATCTGATGCAGGCGTGGACTATCGTGCGCAAAGCCGGTTATGTGCCGGATTCCGTGCCGCTGGAACACCATATGTTCGGCATGATGCTGGGCAAAGATGGCAAACCATTTAAAACACGTGCTGGCGGTACGGTGAAACTCGCCGATCTGCTGGACGAAGCGCTGGAGCGTGCCCGTCGTCTGGTTGCCGAGAAAAACCCGGAAATGCCGGCAGACGAGCTGGAAAAACTGGCCAACGCGGTAGGCATCGGCGCGGTGAAATACGCGGATCTGTCAAAGAACCGTACCACCGACTACGTTTTCGACTGGGATAACATGCTGGCATTTGAAGGCAATACCGCACCGTATATGCAGTATGCCTACACGCGCGTACTCTCCGTGTTCCGCAAAGCGGGTCTTGAAGAGAGCGTGCTGGAGAATGCACCGGTTACCATCGGCGAAGAGCGCGAATCACAACTGGCAGCCCGCCTGCTGCAATTTGAAGAGACGCTGAATGTTGTGGCTCGTGAAGGGACACCGCACGTGATGTGCGCCTACCTGTACGATCTGGCCGGTCTGTTTTCCGGTTTCTATGAGCACTGCCCGATTCTCTCCGCCGGGGATGAAGAGGTGCGCAACAGCCGTCTGAAACTGGCGCTGCTGACGGCGAAAACGCTGAAGCTGGGGCTGGATACGCTGGGTATTGAAACCGTCGACAGAATGTAA
- a CDS encoding VOC family protein, whose translation MNNWQEIEELQDIVADLPRFRDDLQSLITRLGLAIAPLHADHISLRCHQNATADRWRRGFEQCGELLSENIINGRPICLFKLHQPLHVEHWAFTVIELPWPGEKRYPHEGWEHIEIVLPGAPETLNARALALLADEGLSQPGIAVKTSSPKGERERLPNPTLAVTDGKVTVKFHPWTIEEIVASEQ comes from the coding sequence ATGAACAACTGGCAAGAAATTGAAGAGTTGCAGGATATTGTCGCGGATCTGCCGCGTTTTCGCGACGATTTGCAGTCGCTAATCACGCGATTAGGGCTGGCGATTGCGCCACTTCATGCCGACCATATTTCCCTGCGCTGCCACCAGAACGCCACGGCGGATCGCTGGCGACGCGGATTTGAACAGTGCGGTGAATTGCTGTCGGAAAATATCATTAACGGGCGCCCGATCTGTTTGTTTAAATTGCATCAGCCACTGCATGTGGAGCACTGGGCATTTACGGTGATTGAACTGCCGTGGCCGGGCGAGAAACGCTATCCGCACGAAGGCTGGGAGCATATCGAAATTGTCCTGCCAGGCGCGCCGGAAACCCTGAATGCCCGCGCGCTGGCGCTACTGGCTGATGAAGGGTTAAGCCAGCCGGGCATCGCCGTGAAAACCAGCTCGCCAAAAGGAGAACGCGAGCGTTTGCCAAATCCAACGCTTGCGGTAACCGACGGCAAAGTGACGGTGAAATTTCATCCGTGGACCATTGAAGAGATTGTTGCCAGCGAGCAGTGA
- the cutC gene encoding copper homeostasis protein CutC, producing the protein MALLEICCYGVDDAVIAQQQGADRIEFCAAPKEGGLTPSTGALKSVRQRVTIPVHPIVRPRGGDFCYRADEFAAMLEDIRLLRELGFPGLVTGVLNEDGQVDMPRMREIMSAAQGMAVTFHRAFDMCANPQQACDALAELGVVRILTSGQQASAEKGLSLIRELNARSGAPIIMAGAGVRPQNLEIFLAAGVKEVHSSAGRWFASPMRYRNSGLSMSSDAQADEYARYGVDGPAVAEMKQIIALHRP; encoded by the coding sequence ATGGCCTTACTGGAAATCTGTTGTTACGGCGTTGATGACGCGGTGATCGCTCAGCAGCAGGGGGCAGATCGCATCGAGTTTTGTGCGGCACCGAAAGAGGGCGGGTTAACGCCTTCCACCGGTGCGCTGAAAAGCGTCCGTCAGCGAGTGACGATTCCGGTGCATCCGATTGTTCGCCCACGCGGCGGCGATTTTTGCTACCGCGCCGATGAATTTGCCGCCATGCTGGAAGATATCCGGCTGCTGCGCGAACTCGGTTTCCCCGGTCTGGTAACGGGTGTACTAAACGAAGACGGTCAGGTCGATATGCCGCGCATGCGGGAAATTATGTCGGCGGCGCAGGGGATGGCGGTGACCTTTCATCGCGCCTTCGATATGTGCGCCAACCCGCAGCAGGCCTGCGATGCGCTGGCAGAATTAGGCGTTGTTCGTATTCTCACTTCCGGCCAGCAGGCGTCAGCGGAAAAAGGACTTTCATTAATTAGGGAACTTAATGCCCGCTCTGGCGCTCCAATCATTATGGCCGGTGCTGGTGTGCGTCCGCAAAACCTGGAAATATTCCTGGCGGCGGGAGTCAAAGAGGTGCACAGCTCAGCAGGACGCTGGTTCGCGTCGCCGATGCGTTATCGCAATAGTGGATTATCGATGTCGTCGGATGCCCAGGCGGATGAATATGCCCGCTACGGTGTTGACGGCCCGGCAGTGGCGGAGATGAAGCAGATTATTGCGCTTCACCGCCCGTAA
- the cmoB gene encoding tRNA 5-methoxyuridine(34)/uridine 5-oxyacetic acid(34) synthase CmoB — protein MIEFGRFYQQIAVGPLAHWLDTLPPQISAWQREALHGQFKQWNNAVEFLPQLTPAKLDLLNGVTAQSDEPLSAGQLKGMETLLRNLMPWRKGPFSLYGIDIDTEWRSDWKWDRVLPHLSDLRGRTILDVGCGSGYHLWRMIGAGASLAVGIDPTQLFLCQFEAVRKLLGDDRRAHLLPLGIEQLPALNAFDTVFSMGVLYHRRSPLEHLWQLKDQLVKEGELVLETLVVEGDEHTVLVPGDRYAQMRNVYFIPSALALKNWLEKCGFVDVRIADMCVTSTEEQRRTPWMVTESLADFLDPHDSTKTVEGYPAPLRAVLIARKP, from the coding sequence ATGATCGAGTTTGGCCGTTTTTATCAGCAAATTGCCGTTGGCCCATTAGCTCACTGGCTCGACACGCTGCCGCCGCAGATTTCCGCCTGGCAGCGCGAGGCTCTGCACGGGCAGTTTAAACAGTGGAACAATGCGGTCGAATTTCTGCCGCAGCTTACGCCAGCAAAGCTGGACCTGCTCAATGGCGTGACGGCGCAAAGTGATGAGCCGCTGAGCGCCGGTCAGCTCAAGGGCATGGAAACGCTGCTGCGTAACCTGATGCCGTGGCGCAAAGGGCCGTTTTCTCTGTATGGCATTGATATTGATACTGAATGGCGCTCCGACTGGAAGTGGGATCGCGTGCTGCCGCACCTGTCGGACTTACGCGGACGTACCATCCTCGATGTCGGTTGCGGCAGCGGTTATCACCTGTGGCGCATGATTGGCGCCGGAGCGTCGCTGGCAGTCGGGATCGATCCGACGCAACTCTTTTTGTGCCAGTTCGAAGCGGTACGTAAGCTGCTGGGCGACGATCGCCGCGCACACCTGTTGCCGCTGGGGATTGAGCAACTTCCGGCGCTGAACGCGTTCGACACGGTATTCTCGATGGGCGTACTTTATCACCGCCGTTCGCCGCTGGAGCATCTGTGGCAACTGAAAGATCAACTGGTGAAAGAGGGTGAGCTGGTTCTGGAAACACTGGTGGTTGAAGGTGATGAACACACGGTTCTGGTTCCGGGCGATCGCTATGCGCAAATGCGCAACGTCTACTTTATTCCTTCAGCGCTGGCGCTGAAAAACTGGCTTGAGAAGTGTGGTTTTGTCGATGTGCGTATCGCCGATATGTGCGTTACCAGCACCGAGGAGCAGCGTCGGACGCCGTGGATGGTGACCGAATCGCTGGCAGATTTCCTCGATCCACATGACAGCACGAAAACCGTCGAAGGCTATCCGGCGCCGCTGCGCGCCGTACTGATTGCCCGTAAACCATAA
- the cmoA gene encoding carboxy-S-adenosyl-L-methionine synthase CmoA translates to MSHRDTLFSAPIASLGDWTFDERVAEVFPDMIQRSVPGYSNIISMIGMLAERFVQPATQVYDLGCSLGAATLSVRRNIHQDGCKIIAVDNSPAMVERCRRHIDAYKAPTPVEVIEGDIRDIQIENASMVVLNFTLQFLEPDDRLKLLQKVYQGLNPGGALVLSEKFSFEDSTVGELLFNMHHDFKRANGYSELEISQKRSMLENVMLTDSVEAHKARLHTAGFEHSELWFQCFNFGSLVALKAEKA, encoded by the coding sequence ATGTCTCACCGCGACACGCTTTTTTCTGCGCCTATCGCCAGCCTGGGCGACTGGACTTTCGATGAACGGGTAGCCGAAGTCTTCCCGGATATGATCCAGCGTTCCGTACCGGGTTACTCCAATATTATTTCGATGATCGGCATGCTGGCGGAGCGCTTTGTGCAGCCCGCCACGCAGGTTTACGATCTCGGTTGTTCACTCGGTGCCGCCACGCTGTCGGTACGCCGCAACATTCATCAGGATGGCTGCAAAATTATCGCCGTGGATAACTCGCCGGCGATGGTCGAACGCTGCCGTCGCCATATCGATGCCTACAAAGCGCCGACGCCCGTTGAGGTGATCGAAGGCGATATTCGCGATATTCAGATCGAAAATGCCTCGATGGTGGTGCTCAACTTTACGCTGCAATTTCTCGAGCCGGACGATCGCCTGAAGCTGCTGCAAAAGGTCTATCAGGGGCTGAATCCGGGCGGTGCGCTGGTGTTGTCGGAAAAATTCAGTTTTGAAGACAGCACTGTCGGCGAACTGCTGTTCAATATGCATCACGACTTTAAACGCGCCAACGGTTACAGCGAGCTGGAGATCAGCCAGAAACGCAGCATGCTGGAAAACGTCATGCTGACAGACTCCGTCGAGGCGCATAAAGCGCGCCTGCATACCGCCGGGTTTGAACACAGTGAATTGTGGTTCCAGTGCTTTAACTTCGGTTCGCTGGTCGCACTGAAAGCGGAGAAGGCATGA
- a CDS encoding MAPEG family protein — MVSALYAVLGALLLLKFSFDVIRLRSQYRVSYGDGGFSELQSAIRIHGNAVEYIPVALLLLLFMEMDGAETWMVHICGLMLIVGRLMHYYGYHHRLVRWRRSGMGATFCSLLLMVLANLWYMPWELVFSLH, encoded by the coding sequence ATGGTTAGCGCGCTCTACGCCGTGCTGGGTGCATTATTACTGCTGAAGTTTTCCTTTGATGTTATCCGCCTGCGTTCACAGTATCGCGTCAGTTATGGCGACGGCGGGTTCAGTGAACTGCAAAGCGCGATACGCATCCATGGTAATGCCGTGGAATATATTCCTGTCGCGCTGCTGCTATTGCTGTTCATGGAGATGGACGGCGCAGAAACCTGGATGGTGCATATCTGCGGGCTGATGTTGATTGTCGGCCGCCTGATGCATTATTACGGATACCACCACCGGCTGGTTCGCTGGCGTCGTTCTGGTATGGGCGCAACGTTTTGTTCGCTGTTGCTGATGGTGCTGGCCAATCTGTGGTATATGCCCTGGGAGTTGGTTTTCTCCCTGCATTAG
- a CDS encoding DUF72 domain-containing protein, with product MMYVGLPQWAHPKWVRLGIDSLEAYARHFNCVEGNTTLYALPKAEVVARWYAQTNDDFRFCFKFPATISHQAALRNCDDLTAEFFSRMSPLAGRIGQYWLQLPAVFSPRDLPALWAFLDALPGEFTYGVEVRHPLFFAKGEEEKALNQGLHARGVNRVILDSRPVHSAIAHSEAVIEAQRKKPKVPVHALVTARHPMVRFIGSDNMAQNRQLFAAWLEKLPLWEQTTTPYLFLHTPDIAQAPELVETLWQDLYAAIPAIGAAPSLPLQSSLF from the coding sequence ATGATGTATGTCGGCCTGCCGCAATGGGCGCACCCGAAATGGGTGCGCCTTGGCATTGACAGTCTTGAGGCGTATGCCCGCCACTTCAACTGTGTCGAAGGCAACACCACGCTGTATGCCCTTCCCAAAGCGGAGGTCGTCGCGCGCTGGTACGCGCAGACCAACGATGATTTTCGCTTCTGTTTTAAATTTCCGGCCACCATTTCGCACCAGGCGGCGCTGCGAAATTGCGACGATCTGACAGCAGAGTTTTTCAGCCGCATGTCGCCGTTAGCAGGGAGAATAGGCCAGTACTGGTTACAGCTTCCGGCCGTTTTCTCACCGCGCGATTTGCCTGCGCTGTGGGCATTTCTTGATGCGCTTCCCGGGGAATTTACCTACGGTGTTGAAGTGCGCCACCCGCTCTTTTTCGCCAAAGGCGAAGAAGAAAAAGCCCTTAATCAGGGTTTGCATGCCCGCGGCGTCAACCGCGTGATCCTTGACAGCCGTCCGGTGCACAGCGCAATTGCGCACAGTGAAGCTGTGATTGAAGCCCAGCGCAAAAAACCGAAAGTGCCGGTACATGCGCTGGTCACCGCCCGTCATCCCATGGTGCGCTTCATTGGTAGCGACAATATGGCGCAGAATCGGCAGCTTTTCGCCGCCTGGCTGGAAAAGCTGCCGCTATGGGAGCAAACCACCACACCGTATCTTTTCCTGCATACCCCGGATATCGCCCAGGCGCCCGAACTGGTTGAAACGCTGTGGCAGGATCTTTACGCCGCCATCCCCGCTATTGGCGCGGCACCTTCCCTGCCGCTGCAATCTTCTCTTTTTTGA
- a CDS encoding hydrolase → MLKLNAEKTALVVIDLQEGILPFAGGPHTAQDVVKRAAALAEKFRANGAPVVLVRVGWSADFAEALKQPVDAATGGHALPDNWWTYPQALGKKESDIEVTKRQWGAFYGTDLELQLRRRGIDTIVLCGISTNIGVESTARNAWELGFSLVLAEDACSAANAEQHQGSMKNIFPRISRVRSTDEILSAL, encoded by the coding sequence ATGCTGAAGCTCAATGCTGAGAAAACCGCTCTGGTAGTGATCGATTTACAGGAAGGGATCCTGCCTTTCGCCGGTGGTCCTCACACGGCACAGGACGTGGTAAAACGCGCTGCTGCCCTGGCGGAAAAATTTCGTGCCAACGGTGCGCCTGTTGTACTGGTGCGCGTAGGCTGGTCAGCTGATTTCGCCGAAGCGCTGAAACAACCGGTTGATGCCGCGACAGGCGGGCATGCGTTGCCGGATAACTGGTGGACTTACCCGCAGGCGTTAGGGAAAAAAGAGAGCGACATCGAAGTAACCAAACGTCAATGGGGTGCCTTTTACGGCACCGATCTGGAACTGCAACTGCGCCGTCGCGGGATTGACACCATTGTGCTGTGCGGCATTTCCACCAATATCGGGGTGGAATCCACCGCCCGTAATGCCTGGGAACTGGGCTTCTCGCTGGTGCTTGCTGAAGATGCGTGCAGCGCGGCGAATGCCGAACAGCATCAGGGCAGCATGAAAAATATCTTCCCGCGGATCAGCCGCGTGCGCAGCACGGACGAGATCCTCAGCGCGTTATGA
- the aspS gene encoding aspartate--tRNA ligase, producing MRTVYCGQLNQSHVGQQVTLCGWVNRRRDLGSLIFIDMRDREGIVQVFFDPDRQDAFQLASELRNEFCIQITGTVRARDAKNVNKDMATGEVEVFATKLNIINRSDVLPLDSNHVNTEEARLKYRYLDLRRPEMAQRLKTRAKITSFVRRFMDDHGFLDIETPMLTKATPEGARDYLVPSRVHKGKFYALPQSPQLFKQLLMMSGFDRYYQIVKCFRDEDLRADRQPEFTQIDVETSFMTAPQVREVMEALVRQLWLEIKGVDLGDFPIMTFAEAERRYGSDKPDLRNPMELVDVADLLKAVEFKVFSGPANDAKGRVAALRVPGGAQLSRKQIDDYGKFIEIYGAKGLAYIKVNEAAKGLEGITSPVAKFLNADIVSAILERTGAQDGDMIFFGADHKKVVADALGALRLKLGKDLNLTDEAKWAPLWVIDFPMFEDDGEGGLTAMHHPFTSPKDMTAAELKAAPEDAVANAYDMVINGYEVGGGSVRIHSGEMQQTVFSILGINEQEQREKFGFLLDALKYGTPPHAGLAFGLDRLTMLLTGTDNIRDVIAFPKTTAAACLLTEAPSFANPAALAELGIAVVKKETPENK from the coding sequence ATGCGTACAGTATATTGCGGGCAGCTCAATCAGTCCCATGTGGGACAGCAAGTAACGCTTTGTGGGTGGGTCAATCGTCGTCGTGACCTCGGTAGCCTTATCTTTATTGATATGCGCGATCGTGAAGGCATCGTGCAGGTGTTTTTCGACCCGGACCGTCAGGATGCGTTCCAGCTCGCCTCTGAACTGCGTAATGAGTTCTGTATTCAGATTACCGGTACCGTTCGTGCCCGTGACGCGAAAAACGTCAACAAAGATATGGCTACCGGCGAAGTTGAAGTGTTCGCCACTAAGCTGAACATCATCAACCGTTCCGACGTGCTGCCGCTGGATTCCAACCACGTCAACACCGAAGAAGCGCGTCTGAAATATCGCTATCTCGATCTGCGTCGTCCGGAAATGGCGCAGCGCCTGAAAACCCGTGCGAAAATCACCAGCTTCGTGCGTCGCTTTATGGACGATCATGGTTTCCTCGATATCGAAACGCCGATGCTGACGAAAGCCACGCCGGAAGGCGCACGCGACTACCTCGTACCTTCGCGCGTGCATAAAGGCAAATTCTACGCGTTGCCGCAGTCTCCTCAGTTGTTCAAACAACTGCTGATGATGTCCGGTTTTGACCGTTATTATCAAATCGTCAAATGCTTCCGTGACGAAGACCTGCGCGCTGACCGTCAGCCGGAATTTACCCAGATTGATGTCGAAACCTCTTTCATGACTGCGCCGCAGGTGCGTGAAGTGATGGAAGCGTTAGTGCGTCAGCTGTGGCTGGAAATCAAAGGTGTTGATCTGGGTGATTTCCCGATCATGACCTTTGCTGAAGCAGAGCGCCGCTATGGTTCTGATAAACCGGATCTGCGTAACCCGATGGAACTGGTGGACGTGGCAGACCTGCTGAAAGCAGTCGAATTTAAAGTCTTCTCCGGCCCGGCAAATGATGCAAAAGGTCGTGTTGCCGCGCTACGTGTGCCAGGTGGCGCACAACTTAGCCGTAAACAAATTGACGACTACGGCAAATTTATTGAAATCTACGGCGCGAAAGGCCTGGCGTACATCAAGGTCAATGAAGCGGCGAAAGGCCTGGAAGGCATCACCAGCCCGGTGGCCAAGTTCCTGAATGCTGATATTGTCAGCGCGATCCTTGAGCGCACGGGCGCGCAGGACGGCGACATGATCTTCTTCGGCGCGGACCACAAGAAAGTAGTTGCCGATGCACTGGGCGCGCTGCGTCTGAAGCTCGGCAAAGATCTGAATCTGACCGACGAAGCGAAGTGGGCGCCGCTGTGGGTTATCGACTTCCCGATGTTTGAAGATGACGGCGAAGGTGGTCTGACAGCGATGCACCATCCGTTCACCTCGCCGAAAGACATGACCGCTGCTGAGCTGAAAGCGGCACCGGAAGATGCGGTGGCTAACGCCTACGACATGGTGATCAACGGTTACGAAGTGGGCGGCGGTTCTGTCCGTATCCACAGCGGTGAAATGCAGCAGACTGTGTTCAGCATTCTGGGGATTAACGAGCAGGAACAGCGCGAGAAGTTCGGCTTCCTGCTGGATGCGTTGAAATATGGTACGCCGCCGCATGCGGGCCTGGCATTCGGCCTGGATCGTCTGACCATGCTGCTGACCGGCACTGATAACATCCGTGACGTTATTGCCTTCCCGAAAACCACGGCGGCAGCCTGTCTGCTGACCGAAGCGCCGAGTTTCGCTAACCCGGCCGCGCTGGCGGAGTTGGGCATTGCGGTGGTCAAAAAAGAGACCCCGGAGAATAAATAA
- the nudB gene encoding dihydroneopterin triphosphate diphosphatase has protein sequence MPFKHPVSVLVVIYAQDTKRVLMLQRRDDPDFWQSVTGSLEAGESATQAALREVKEEVEIDVVCEQLTLVDCQRTVEYEIFSHLRHRYAPGVTHNTESWFCLALPHERPIVFTEHLTYRWLDAPAAAALTKSWSNRQAIEEFVINAD, from the coding sequence ATGCCATTCAAGCATCCCGTTTCCGTGCTGGTGGTGATTTACGCGCAGGACACGAAACGGGTGCTGATGTTACAGCGACGCGACGACCCCGATTTCTGGCAGTCGGTAACCGGCAGCCTGGAAGCGGGGGAGAGCGCAACGCAAGCCGCTCTGCGTGAAGTAAAGGAAGAGGTCGAAATCGATGTTGTCTGTGAGCAACTGACCTTAGTCGACTGTCAGCGCACGGTGGAGTATGAAATCTTTAGTCATTTACGTCATCGCTATGCGCCGGGCGTAACGCACAATACCGAATCCTGGTTTTGTCTTGCGCTGCCCCATGAACGTCCGATTGTTTTTACCGAACATCTGACGTACCGCTGGCTTGATGCCCCCGCAGCGGCGGCATTAACCAAATCATGGAGCAACCGGCAGGCGATTGAAGAATTTGTTATTAACGCCGACTAA